In one window of Mesorhizobium sp. B2-1-1 DNA:
- a CDS encoding prolyl-tRNA synthetase associated domain-containing protein: protein MPRTEAELFAFLAELGIAVSTKRHPPLYTVADSQALRGEIAGGHTKNLFLKDKKDAFFLVTVGEDAVVDLKQIHHVIGAAGRVSFGKPEMLMELLGVAPGAVTVFGLINDTQHRVRVVLDEALMRHAVINAHPLTNEATTSIASGDLVRFVEATGHDAAILKVSA, encoded by the coding sequence ATGCCCAGGACCGAAGCCGAGCTCTTTGCCTTTCTTGCCGAACTCGGCATCGCCGTTTCGACGAAACGCCATCCGCCGCTCTATACGGTCGCCGATTCGCAGGCGCTGCGCGGCGAAATCGCCGGCGGCCACACCAAGAACCTGTTCCTGAAGGACAAGAAGGACGCCTTCTTCCTGGTCACGGTCGGCGAGGATGCTGTCGTCGACCTGAAGCAGATCCATCATGTGATCGGCGCCGCCGGCCGCGTTTCCTTCGGCAAGCCGGAGATGCTGATGGAGCTTCTGGGCGTCGCCCCGGGCGCAGTCACGGTGTTTGGCCTGATCAACGACACGCAGCACAGGGTCAGGGTCGTGCTCGACGAGGCGCTGATGCGGCATGCGGTGATCAACGCGCATCCGCTGACCAATGAGGCGACGACGTCGATCGCATCGGGCGACCTCGTCAGATTCGTCGAGGCAACCG